The following proteins are encoded in a genomic region of Gimesia algae:
- a CDS encoding DUF1559 domain-containing protein has protein sequence MTTRHRDTETATRGFTLIELLVVIAIIAILIALLLPAVQQARESARRSTCKNNLKQLGLALHNYHDSHSMFPFGRSYTDNSTSAPQNFGSQMCSTMLLPFLDQTNVYNQFNFLAAFNHSSNAPITQNKINVFLCPSNPQDEGLNWTGAGGPDDSWGSHYQPVAHSGRDGNPARDGQDAVGFNKDGMFYRNSKTKFRDVLDGTSNTLAFAETVGDAPGSHEIFAWGSYGGGGIGVRSGINANFPLLTGWSWNGDDFTGPGSYHTGGCHFLMGDGAVRFISENIDLGTLQDLTTRAGREVIGEF, from the coding sequence ATGACGACACGACATCGAGATACAGAAACGGCTACCAGGGGCTTTACCTTAATCGAGTTACTGGTCGTGATCGCCATCATCGCGATTCTGATTGCACTGCTGCTGCCCGCGGTTCAGCAGGCTCGTGAATCAGCGCGTCGCAGTACCTGCAAAAACAATCTCAAACAGCTTGGGCTCGCACTGCACAACTACCACGACTCTCACAGCATGTTCCCCTTTGGTCGCAGTTATACCGACAATTCCACTTCCGCTCCGCAGAACTTCGGCTCTCAAATGTGCTCCACCATGCTGCTTCCTTTTCTCGATCAGACGAACGTTTACAATCAGTTCAATTTCCTGGCAGCGTTTAATCACTCTTCGAATGCACCGATTACCCAAAACAAAATCAACGTGTTCCTCTGCCCCAGCAATCCACAGGATGAGGGCCTGAACTGGACAGGGGCTGGAGGTCCCGACGACTCCTGGGGCAGTCACTATCAGCCAGTCGCGCATAGCGGCCGAGATGGAAACCCCGCACGGGACGGACAAGACGCGGTCGGTTTTAATAAGGACGGCATGTTTTACCGTAATTCAAAAACCAAATTCCGCGACGTTCTGGATGGTACCAGTAATACACTGGCATTCGCGGAAACGGTGGGCGATGCCCCTGGCTCGCATGAAATCTTTGCCTGGGGCTCCTACGGCGGCGGTGGCATTGGCGTGCGCAGCGGGATCAATGCCAACTTTCCCCTGCTCACGGGCTGGAGCTGGAACGGCGATGATTTTACCGGCCCCGGCAGTTATCACACCGGGGGCTGTCACTTTCTGATGGGAGATGGTGCCGTCCGGTTCATTTCTGAAAATATTGACCTGGGAACACTGCAGGATCTGACAACCCGCGCAGGTCGTGAAGTCATCGGAGAATTCTAA
- a CDS encoding peptidase associated/transthyretin-like domain-containing protein: MSNRYIICSCLLLLTGCGQASDGMALTPVSGTINYQGEPIQEGVIRLIPQTGNSAPARTAQINAGNYQFTDRSAVKPGTYQVKISAYQGETGLPGDQPGGSSSSRKQYLPEQFNTKSTIEPITIPPDSDPIQHDFHLQ, from the coding sequence ATGAGCAATCGATACATCATCTGCAGCTGCCTGCTTTTACTGACTGGTTGCGGTCAAGCAAGCGACGGGATGGCACTTACCCCCGTGAGCGGAACAATCAATTACCAGGGGGAACCGATTCAGGAAGGGGTGATTCGACTCATCCCCCAGACAGGGAATTCCGCTCCGGCGAGAACTGCGCAAATCAATGCTGGAAATTATCAGTTCACCGACCGCTCCGCCGTTAAACCAGGCACATATCAGGTAAAGATCAGCGCCTACCAGGGTGAGACGGGACTGCCCGGAGATCAGCCCGGAGGCAGTTCTTCAAGCCGCAAGCAATACCTGCCAGAACAGTTTAATACGAAATCAACAATTGAACCAATCACCATTCCGCCGGATAGCGACCCGATCCAGCATGACTTTCATCTTCAATAA
- a CDS encoding sialidase family protein, with product MQLKQLKTGILFKNAKPHVKSVHAYFPSVVSLLDGSLLAMYMLGEAFEAVNLKLHLSRSKDQGQTWEYQGPIDTSVTERLTSTFGRLAVTESGELIANLVRFDRTDFPGEGLCNPQTLGMVPSELLMIRSLDLGKTWAEPELVSPPLEGPEFEMCSPITVLNDGRWIWPTSTWRDWTGHLPNGNRMLALVSTDQGNSWDEYLNIMHSENNNLIFWESKVVEYPEGRLLAVAWCYDEASSTDLPNHYAISDDGGTSWSEPASTQIQGQTLTPCLLEDGSLLNIYRRMDQPGLWACLSRLDDAGNWINGDQQPLWGHNKLEGITSTGENMSDNFAVLKFGAPHITRLSDGELFVTFWCYEQCVSVIRWFRFQVEQQSIEQHQKTVVNC from the coding sequence ATGCAACTTAAACAGCTGAAAACAGGAATCCTGTTCAAGAACGCCAAACCCCATGTCAAAAGCGTACACGCTTATTTTCCGTCAGTCGTATCCCTGCTTGATGGCTCGCTGCTGGCCATGTATATGCTGGGGGAAGCTTTTGAAGCAGTCAACCTTAAACTGCATCTGTCGCGTTCGAAAGACCAGGGACAGACCTGGGAATACCAGGGCCCGATTGACACCAGTGTCACCGAGCGACTGACTTCCACCTTCGGGCGGCTCGCAGTCACGGAATCAGGAGAACTGATTGCTAACCTGGTTCGCTTTGATCGTACCGATTTCCCCGGGGAAGGCTTATGCAATCCTCAGACACTAGGCATGGTCCCTTCCGAACTGCTAATGATTCGCTCCCTTGACCTGGGCAAGACCTGGGCAGAACCAGAACTCGTCTCTCCACCACTGGAGGGCCCCGAATTCGAAATGTGCAGCCCGATCACAGTCCTCAATGATGGCCGCTGGATCTGGCCCACTTCCACCTGGCGAGACTGGACAGGCCATCTACCTAATGGAAATCGCATGCTGGCGCTGGTCTCCACCGATCAAGGCAACTCCTGGGATGAATACCTCAACATTATGCACAGCGAAAATAACAACCTGATCTTCTGGGAATCCAAAGTTGTTGAATACCCTGAAGGACGTCTGCTGGCGGTAGCGTGGTGCTACGACGAAGCATCGTCAACCGATCTCCCGAATCACTATGCAATCAGTGATGACGGCGGAACTTCCTGGTCGGAACCTGCTTCCACACAGATTCAGGGCCAGACTTTGACACCCTGCCTGCTCGAAGATGGCAGCCTGCTTAATATCTATCGTCGTATGGATCAGCCGGGACTCTGGGCCTGCCTGTCCCGTTTAGATGACGCAGGCAACTGGATCAACGGCGACCAGCAGCCACTCTGGGGGCACAATAAGCTGGAAGGCATTACGTCCACGGGAGAAAACATGTCCGATAATTTCGCCGTGCTCAAGTTTGGTGCGCCCCATATTACCCGTCTCTCTGACGGCGAACTGTTTGTCACTTTCTGGTGCTACGAACAATGCGTCAGCGTGATTCGCTGGTTCCGCTTTCAGGTTGAACAGCAATCGATTGAACAACACCAGAAGACAGTCGTCAATTGTTAA
- a CDS encoding sialidase family protein: MKSHLNFPTICELGISLLVLVTISTTQLNNSQAESRLLIKATKALPRHGEGSLITLDDGRLLLVYTQWYGATGNDHDPARLVEIHSDDGGKTWSAPQTVQENIGKMNVMSASLVKTTSGKIFLTYIRIDSNRFANLWFKESSDEGKTWSEPKQLSHGKKGLIFTVNSAAIRLKSGRILLAAFGSPSAWQKDEHFVSFSFYTDDEGKTWHRSANEVDCPRRGAMEPEIEQLNDGRILMLIRTQTTRMYRAYSSDGGETWSPAEKTDIVHPEAPMLLQRVPGKDAPLILIWNNAVVPGADHQGPRTPLTLGLSYDEGKTWENLTQIEDDPKGSYSYASMDFRNDSLHLVYYGPGGLRYQEIPLATLLQKNSEP; this comes from the coding sequence ATGAAATCGCATTTGAATTTTCCTACCATCTGTGAGCTCGGGATCAGCCTGTTGGTACTGGTTACGATATCGACCACTCAATTAAATAACAGCCAGGCTGAATCGCGTCTGCTGATCAAAGCCACCAAAGCGCTGCCGCGACACGGTGAGGGTTCATTGATTACTTTGGATGATGGTCGCCTGCTGCTCGTTTACACTCAATGGTACGGCGCCACCGGAAACGACCATGATCCGGCACGACTGGTCGAAATCCATTCCGACGATGGCGGCAAAACCTGGTCGGCCCCGCAAACCGTTCAGGAAAATATCGGCAAGATGAACGTGATGTCGGCCAGTCTCGTAAAAACAACCAGTGGGAAAATTTTTCTGACCTACATCCGCATCGACAGCAATCGCTTCGCCAATTTATGGTTTAAAGAATCCAGCGATGAAGGCAAAACCTGGAGCGAACCCAAACAACTGTCACATGGTAAAAAGGGATTAATTTTCACCGTCAACTCAGCAGCCATCCGTCTGAAATCCGGACGCATTCTGCTGGCAGCCTTTGGTTCTCCGAGCGCCTGGCAGAAAGACGAACACTTTGTCTCGTTCAGTTTTTACACCGATGACGAAGGTAAGACCTGGCATCGATCAGCCAATGAAGTGGATTGTCCTCGACGGGGTGCGATGGAACCGGAAATTGAACAACTCAACGATGGGCGTATCCTGATGCTCATCCGCACTCAGACCACCCGCATGTATCGCGCTTACAGCAGTGATGGGGGAGAAACCTGGAGTCCTGCTGAGAAAACCGACATTGTACATCCCGAAGCCCCCATGCTGCTGCAGCGTGTACCAGGCAAAGACGCGCCGCTGATCCTGATCTGGAACAATGCTGTTGTCCCCGGAGCCGACCATCAGGGACCACGCACGCCGCTGACACTCGGTCTTTCCTATGATGAAGGAAAAACCTGGGAGAACCTGACCCAAATCGAAGATGATCCGAAAGGCTCTTACTCTTATGCCAGCATGGATTTTCGCAATGATTCGCTGCACCTGGTGTATTACGGTCCGGGTGGACTGCGCTACCAGGAAATCCCATTAGCGACTCTGTTGCAGAAAAACAGTGAGCCCTGA